The following coding sequences lie in one Arachis hypogaea cultivar Tifrunner chromosome 4, arahy.Tifrunner.gnm2.J5K5, whole genome shotgun sequence genomic window:
- the LOC112797941 gene encoding large ribosomal subunit protein eL30, with product MVAAKKTKKTHESINNRLALVMKSGKYTLGYKTVLKSLRSSKGKLIIIANNCPPLRKSEIEYYAMLAKVGVHHYNGNNVDLGTACGKYYRVCCLSIIDPGDSDIIKTLPGEQ from the exons ATGGTGGCCGCCAAGAAGACC AAGAAGACTCATGAGAGCATCAACAACAGACTCGCACTTGTCATGAAGAGTGGCAAGTACACTCTCGGTTACAAGACCGTTCTCAAATCTCTCAGAAGCTCCAAAG GGAAATTGATTATCATCGCTAACAACTGCCCACCATTGAGGAAGTCAGAAATAGAGTACTATGCCATGTTGGCAAAGGTTGGAGTACATCATTACAATGGGA ACAATGTCGACTTGGGCACTGCATGTGGAAAATATTACAGAGTGTGCTGCCTCAGCATTATTGATCCTG GTGATTCTGATATCATTAAGACACTGCCTGGCGAACAGTAA
- the LOC112797943 gene encoding uncharacterized protein produces the protein MSWFLVILLLSQICGGCLSEAGHDKKPSSAVVVGTVYCDTCFQQDFSMGSHFISGASVAVECKDGITEPKFRKEVKTNDAGEFRVELPFSVSKHVRRIKGCSVKLVSSSEPYCAVASAATSSSIRLKSRKQGLHIFSAGFFSFKPLKLPNLCNQKPSLQNTNKNVLGSVKEFFLPPNIDPSFPSPSQDPNTPGSFLPILPPLPTLPKLPSLPPLPPLPGISTPRPDKTKTSRNVESLDQKLAAPEDFILPPNPLLPPPTDSNPFQSPPLIPNPFPNPLQPPASPRFPNPFQPPQSPFFSPPPVPGFTTPSPFPFFPLPPSPSIPGAPPASSTKDASP, from the exons ATGTCTTGGTTTCTTGTGATATTGTTACTTAGTCAAATATGTGGTGGTTGTCTTTCTGAGGCTGGCCATGACAAGAAACCTTCCTCAGCTGTTGTGGTTGGCACTGTTTATTGTGACACATGTTTTCAACAGGATTTCTCCATGGGTAGCCATTTCATTTCAG GTGCATCAGTTGCTGTCGAATGCAAAGATGGGATCACAGAACCAAAATTCAGGAAAGAAGTGAAGACAAATGATGCCGGAGAATTCAGAGTTGAACTACCTTTCTCAGTGAGCAAACATGTGAGAAGGATCAAAGGGTGCAGTGTGAAACTTGTAAGTAGCAGTGAGCCTTATTGTGCTGTGGCCTCAGCAGCAACTTCATCTTCGATACGCCTCAAATCAAGGAAGCAAGGATTACACATATTCTCTGCTGGTTTCTTCTCATTCAAGCCTCTTAAACTACCAAACCTATGCAACCAAAAACCAAGTcttcaaaacacaaacaaaaacgTTCTTGGTTCTGTCAAAGAATTCTTTCTTCCTCCAAATATTGACCCTTCATTTCCATCTCCATCTCAAGATCCAAACACACCTGGTTCTTTTCTTCCTATTCTTCCTCCCCTCCCTACACTACCTAAGCTTCCATCATTGCCACCCTTGCCGCCTCTTCCGGGAATATCAACACCAAGGCCAGATAAGACTAAAACTTCTAGAAACGTCGAGTCTTTAGATCAGAAATTGGCTGCACCAGAAGACTTTATTTTACCTCCTAACCCACTTCTACCACCTCCTACTGATTCCAACCCATTTCAATCACCACCATTGATCCCCAACCCATTTCCTAACCCGTTGCAGCCACCGGCTTCCCCACGTTTCCCCAACCCATTTCAACCTCCACAATCACCATTCTTTTCACCGCCACCAGTGCCAGGTTTTACTACTCCATCACCCTTTCCTTTCTTTCCATTGCCCCCTTCACCTAGCATCCCTGGCGCACCACCTGCTTCATCTACAAAGGATGCATCTCCTTAA
- the LOC112795410 gene encoding F-box/kelch-repeat protein At3g23880 yields MDTKKKQQLSPMDLPTELLRGILLRLPVKSVFRFKCVSKQWLSLLSDSHFAKSHFDLTNNINNKLLYLSRDLSGDYSNAYRVKIAGTSIHHDFRVHLHAICKHESTRIIGSCRGFILLKNDTMLILWNPVTDLYTAVAYPDLDFWNLDFPCSSFFCGGVGYEKSTDDYLIVIGSIKAMLKPWWKFFSLRTNSWKEIEGGDRFFPCFPLHRQLGLVYNEAIHWLAIHTGSDDEHSFVIVAFDIPTKTLSMIPLPYPQDTRNCELSLMGGGGCFGMWIMNNTAPEIWVMKEYKVESSWTKLNIVLPLYRGVIPLCFADSGDEVVCRRGNNRELMKLSNNQAWGR; encoded by the exons ATGGACACTAAAAAGAAGCAGCAGCTTTCTCCTATGGATCTCCCAACGGAATTGTTAAGAGGAATTTTGTTACGGTTACCAGTGAAGTCCGTTTTTCGATTCAAATGCGTCTCTAAGCAATGGCTCTCTCTGTTATCTGATTCCCACTTTGCAAAATCGCATTTCGATCTTACCAACAATATTAACAATAAGCTCTTATATTTGTCCCGTGATTTATCCGGTGATTATTCTAACGCTTATCGTGTAAAAATAGCAGGAACATCAATTCATCATGATTTTAGGGTTCATCTTCATGCAATTTGTAAGCATGAAAGCACTAGGATTATCGGTTCTTGCAGAGGCTTCATTCTGTTGAAGAATGACACAATGCTGATTCTTTGGAACCCGGTAACTGATCTTTATACAGCAGTGGCATATCCAGATCTCGATTTCTGGAATTTGGATTTTCCATGTTCGTCTTTCTTTTGTGGTGGTGTCGGGTATGAAAAATCCACTGATGACTACTTAATAGTCATTGGATCCATTAAGGCTATGCTGAAACCCTGGTGGAAGTTTTTCTCTCTTAGAACCAATTCATGGAAGGAAATTGAGGGTGGTGATCGCTTTTTCCCTTGTTTTCCTCTTCATCGTCAATTAGGATTGGTATACAATGAAGCTATTCATTGGTTGGCGATTCATACTGGCAGTGATGATGAGCATAGTTTTGTAATTGTTGCCTTTGATATCCCGACGAAAACTCTATCAATGATTCCCTTACCTTACCCACAAGATACTAGGAATTGTGAGTTAAGCCTCATGGGAGGTGGAGGATGCTTTGGAATGTGGATAATGAATAACACAGCGCCAGAGATATGGGTGATGAAAGAATATAAAGTGGAATCATCATGGACTAAACTTAATATTGTTCTTCCTCTTTATAGAGGTGTGATTCCTTTGTGTTTTGCTGACAGTGGTGATGAAGTTGTATGCAGAAGAGGCAATAACAGAGAGCTAATGAAACTCAGCAACAACCAAGCCTGGGGAAG ATGA
- the LOC112797944 gene encoding pentatricopeptide repeat-containing protein CRR2, chloroplastic, translating to MWVLQSSQIGSQATFQSHLCYPALASSRLPVSFVALNHSANPEKDIKSSNNQLIQSLCRGGNLKQAIQVLSSELNPSQQTYELLIYSCAQQSSLSNGLEVHRHLANSVFSQDPFLATKLINMYNELGYVDHARKVFDETQEKTIYVWNALFRALAMVGCGEELLDLYGQMNWMGMASDRFTYTYVLKACVVSDLTLCPLQKGKEIHAHILRHGFDTNIHVMTTLLDVYAKFGCVSYASFVFGAMPVKNFVSWSAMIACYAKNEMPMKALELFQQMMLEASDSVPNSVTMVSVLQACSGVSALQLGKLIHAYILRRGLDSILPVLSALITMYGRCGEIALGQRVFDNMKKRDVVSWNSLISIYGIHGFGKKAIQIFENMIHQGVTPSYISFITVLGACSHAGLVEEGKMLFESMHRKYRIHPGMEHYACMVDLLGRANRLDEAIKVIEDMRLEPGPTVWGSLLGACRIHCNVELAERASSKLFELEPTNAGNYVLLADVYAGAQMWNEVKNVRKLLETRSLQKIPGCSWTEVKRKIYSFNSVDECNPQIEELRAFLIKLSTEMKERGYVPQTDVVLYDLDEEEKERILLGHSEKLAVAFGLINTAKGETIRITKNLRLCEDCHAVTKFISKFANREILVRDVNRFHHFRDGVCSCADYW from the coding sequence ATGTGGGTTCTTCAGAGTTCCCAAATTGGTAGCCAAGCTACATTTCAAAGTCACCTCTGCTACCCTGCCCTTGCCTCTTCAAGGCTGCCAGTGTCTTTTGTTGCACTGAACCATTCGGCCAACCCTGAAAAAGACATCAAGAGCAGCAACAACCAGTTGATACAATCTTTATGCAGAGGGGGAAACCTTAAGCAAGCTATTCAGGTACTGTCTAGTGAGCTCAATCCAAGTCAGCAGACATATGAGCTCTTAATCTATTCTTGTGCGCAGCAGAGCTCACTCTCCAATGGTCTTGAGGTTCATCGCCATCTTGCTAATAGTGTTTTCAGCCAAGACCCATTTTTAGCCACTAAACTTATCAATATGTACAATGAGTTAGGGTATGTTGATCATGCTCGCAAGGTATTCGATGAAACCCAGGAAAAAACCATATATGTCTGGAATGCACTCTTCCGGGCACTTGCAATGGTGGGTTGTGGCGAGGAGCTGTTAGATTTATATGGTCAAATGAACTGGATGGGGATGGCCTCAGATAGGTTCACATATACGTATGTCCTTAAGGCTTGTGTTGTTTCGGATTTGACACTATGTCCTCTCCAAAAGGGTAAAGAGATTCATGCTCATATTTTGCGACATGGTTTCGACACAAATATTCATGTTATGACAACACTGTTGGATGTATATGCTAAATTTGGCTGTGTATCATATGCGAGTTTTGTGTTTGGTGCAATGCCTGTTAAGAACTTCGTCTCGTGGAGTGCAATGATTGCATGTTATGCGAAGAATGAAATGCCCATGAAAGCGTTGGAGCTGTTTCAGCAAATGATGCTTGAGGCAAGCGATTCAGTTCCCAATTCAGTTACAATGGTTAGTGTGCTTCAAGCATGTTCAGGTGTTTCTGCATTGCAATTAGGAAAGTTGATTCATGCATATATACTTAGAAGAGGTCTTGATTCTATACTCCCAGTTCTTAGTGCCCTTATAACAATGTATGGAAGATGTGGTGAGATTGCATTGGGACAACGAGTGTTTGATAATATGAAGAAGCGTGATGTTGTTTCGTGGAACTCTTTGATTTCTATTTATGGTATTCATGGTTTTGGAAAGAAAgcaatccaaatttttgaaaatatgatccACCAAGGAGTTACACCAAGTTACATATCGTTTATTACTGTTTTGGGTGCTTGCAGTCATGCTGGCCTTGTTGAGGAAGGAAAGATGTTGTTTGAATCTATGCATAGAAAGTACAGGATACATCCAGGCATGGAGCATTATGCTTGTATGGTGGATCTTCTTGGTCGAGCTAACAGGTTAGATGAAGCCATTAAAGTAATAGAAGATATGCGATTAGAGCCTGGACCCACGGTCTGGGGGTCGCTTCTTGGAGCTTGTAGGATTCATTGTAATGTCGAACTTGCAGAGAGAGCAAGCTCTAAGCTTTTTGAGTTGGAGCCTACTAACGCTGGCAATTATGTGCTTTTAGCAGACGTCTATGCAGGAGCTCAGATGTGGAATGAAGTAAAGAATGTGAGGAAGCTATTGGAAACTCGCAGCCTGCAAAAGATTCCTGGTTGCAGTTGGACTGAAgtcaaaagaaaaatatattcatTTAACTCTGTTGACGAGTGTAATCCGCAAATAGAAGAGCTCCGAGCTTTTCTAATTAAGTTGTCAACCGAGATGAAGGAGAGGGGTTATGTCCCACAAACAGATGTAGTTCTTTATGACcttgatgaagaagagaaggaaagaaTTCTATTGGGACACAGTGAAAAGCTTGCTGTGGCTTTTGGGCTCATTAACACTGCAAAAGGCGAAACCATAAGGATCACAAAAAACCTGAGATTATGTGAAGACTGTCATGCTGTTACAAAGTTCATTTCCAAGTTTGCTAATAGAGAGATTCTTGTTAGAGATGTGAACCGCTTCCACCATTTTAGAGATGGAGTTTGTTCCTGTGCTGACTATTGGTAG
- the LOC112797945 gene encoding putative pentatricopeptide repeat-containing protein At5g13230, mitochondrial isoform X1, with protein MIIKSQFLYTRLSRITASCCCYFSVCSSQQPCLGAFDSHSFASTLQRTIQDGDADAGKRLHCHALKRGACLDLFAQNILLNAYVQSDSLDDALKLFDEMPLRNTISYITLAQGFSRSQQFHHALHLIRRLFREGHELNQFVFTTILKLLVSMDWTPMCCSVHACVYKLGHHTDAFVGTALIDAYSVCGNVEVARQVFDGICCKDMVSWTGMISCYAENHFYEDSLQLFCQMRSMGYNPNNFTISGALKSCLGLEAYDVGKSVHGSALKTCYNRDIYVGTALLELYAKSGEIVEAQRFFEEMPKNDLIPWSLMIARYAQSDKSWEALELFRRMRQASVVPNNFTFASVLQACASLVLPNMGKQIHSYVLKVGLLLNVFVSNSLMDVYAKCGQIENSIKLFVESPEHNDVTWNTIIVGYVQSGEAEKAMNIFIRMLEYDVQPTEVTYSSVLRACASLAALEPGLQVHSLIIKTTYNKDTVVANSLIDMYAKCGRITDARVIFDKMNKQDEVSWNAMICGYSTHGLGVEALNLFDMMQQSNSKPNKLTFVGVLSACSNAGLLERGQALFKSMLKDYGIEPCIEHYTCMVWLLGRLGQFDEAAKLIGEIPYDPSVMVWRALLGACVIHKNIDLGSVCAQRVLEMEPDDDATHVLLSNMYATAKRWDKVASVRKCMQKRRVKKEPGLSWVENQGVVHYFTVGDTSHPENKVIYEMLEWLKKKTREAGYIPDCNAVLLDVEDAEKERLLWVHSERLALAYGLLRIPPASSVRIIKNLRICTDCHTVIKVISKFVQREIVVRDINRFHHFRNGICSCGDYW; from the exons atgatcatcaaatCGCAATTCCTTTATACAAGATTATCACGCATAACAGCATCATGCTGCTGCTACTTCTCCGTTTGTTCCTCCCAACAACCATGCCTGGGCGCCTTCGATTCACATTCCTTCGCCAGCACCCTCCAACGAACCATCCAAGACGGCGACGCCGATGCCGGCAAGCGCCTCCACTGCCACGCTCTCAAGCGAGGCGCCTGTTTGGACTTATTCGCTCAGAACATTCTACTAAACGCGTATGTGCAATCTGATTCACTGGACGATGCCTTGAAACTGTTCGATGAAATGCCGCTTAGAAACACCATCTCTTATATCACCTTGGCACAGGGCTTCTCCCGCTCCCAGCAGTTCCACCATGCTCTTCACTTGATTCGCAg GTTGTTTAGAGAAGGACATGAGCTAAACCAGTTTGTTTTTACTACTATTCTTAAGTTGCTTGTGAGCATGGATTGGACTCCTATGTGCTGCAGTGTCCATGCGTGTGTTTATAAGCTTGGACATCACACTGATGCGTTTGTTGGGACTGCCCTTATTGATGCCTACTCTGTTTGTGGAAATGTTGAGGTTGCTCGTCAAGTTTTTGATGGCATTTGTTGTAAGGACATGGTATCGTGGACTGGGATGATCTCTTGCTATGCTGAGAATCACTTCTACGAGGATTCGTTGCAGCTTTTTTGTCAGATGAGGAGTATGGGGTACAACCCAAACAATTTCACCATTTCAGGTGCTCTCAAGTCCTGTCTTGGTCTGGAAGCTTATGATGTGGGGAAAAGTGTTCATGGAAGTGCTTTAAAAACTTGCTATAATCGGGATATTTATGTTGGTACTgcattgcttgaattgtatgctAAGTCAGGAGAGATTGTTGAAGCACAGCGATTTTTTGAAGAAATGCCAAAAAATGACCTTATTCCATGGAGTCTGATGATAGCGCGGTATGCTCAGAGCGACAAAAGTTGGGAAGCTTTGGAGTTATTTCGTCGTATGAGGCAAGCATCTGTTGTCCCTAACAATTTTACATTCGCCAGTGTGCTCCAAGCTTGTGCCTCTTTGGTCCTGCCCAATATGGGAAAGCAAATCCATTCTTATGTACTGAAAGTCGGTCTTCTCTTGAACGTGTTTGTGTCAAATTCCCTCATGGATGTTTATGCCAAGTGTGGTCAAATTGAGAACTCGATAAAGTTATTTGTGGAATCGCCAGAGCACAATGATGTTACATGGAACACCATAATTGTTGGTTATGTTCAATCTGGGGAGGCGGAGAAAGCAATGAATATATTTATACGCATGCTTGAATATGATGTGCAGCCAACTGAAGTGACATACTCAAGTGTTCTCCGTGCCTGTGCTAGTTTAGCAGCACTAGAGCCAGGGCTACAGGTTCATTCCTTAATTATCAAAACCACATATAACAAGGATACTGTAGTTGCAAATTCTTTGATAGATATGTATGCAAAATGCGGAAGAATTACTGATGCTCGAGTGATATTTGATAAGATGAATAAACAAGATGAAGTGTCATGGAATGCTATGATCTGTGGATATTCCACGCATGGCTTGGGTGTGGAGGCTCTAAATTTATTTGACATGATGCAGCAGTCCAATTCAAAACCTAATAAATTAACCTTTGTTGGTGTTCTCTCTGCATGTAGCAATGCAGGATTGTTAGAAAGAGGCCAAGCTCTCTTTAAGTCCATGTTAAAGGACTACGGCATTGAGCCGTGTATAGAACATTATACTTGCATGGTTTGGCTTCTTGGAAGATTAGGCCAATTTGATGAAGCAGCGAAGCTCATCGGAGAAATTCCGTATGATCCTAGTGTTATGGTGTGGCGTGCACTGCTCGGTGCATGTGTTATTCATAAGAATATTGATCTCGGAAGTGTCTGTGCCCAGCGCGTACTTGAGATGGAGCCCGATGATGATGCCACCCATGTGCTGCTGTCAAACATGTATGCCACTGCAAAGAGATGGGACAAAGTTGCTTCGGTTAGGAAATGTATGCAAAAGAGAAGAGTGAAGAAGGAACCAGGCTTAAGCTGGGTTGAGAACCAAGGTGTGGTACATTATTTTACTGTGGGGGATACTTCTCATCCAGAGAATAAAGTAATATATGAAATGCTTGAATGGTTAAAGAAGAAAACCAGGGAAGCAGGATATATTCCTGATTGCAATGCTGTTTTGCTTGATGTGGAGGATGCCGAAAAGGAACGTCTATTGTGGGTGCATAGCGAAAGACTAGCACTGGCGTATGGTCTGCTTCGAATTCCACCGGCGAGTTCTGTACGTATCATTAAGAATCTCCGGATATGCACAGATTGTCATACTGTCATAAAGGTCATATCAAAATTTGTGCAGAGAGAAATTGTTGTTAGAGATATAAACCGGTTTCATCATTTTCGGAATGGGATTTGCTCATGTGGTGATTACTGGTAA
- the LOC112797945 gene encoding putative pentatricopeptide repeat-containing protein At5g13230, mitochondrial isoform X2, producing the protein MDWTPMCCSVHACVYKLGHHTDAFVGTALIDAYSVCGNVEVARQVFDGICCKDMVSWTGMISCYAENHFYEDSLQLFCQMRSMGYNPNNFTISGALKSCLGLEAYDVGKSVHGSALKTCYNRDIYVGTALLELYAKSGEIVEAQRFFEEMPKNDLIPWSLMIARYAQSDKSWEALELFRRMRQASVVPNNFTFASVLQACASLVLPNMGKQIHSYVLKVGLLLNVFVSNSLMDVYAKCGQIENSIKLFVESPEHNDVTWNTIIVGYVQSGEAEKAMNIFIRMLEYDVQPTEVTYSSVLRACASLAALEPGLQVHSLIIKTTYNKDTVVANSLIDMYAKCGRITDARVIFDKMNKQDEVSWNAMICGYSTHGLGVEALNLFDMMQQSNSKPNKLTFVGVLSACSNAGLLERGQALFKSMLKDYGIEPCIEHYTCMVWLLGRLGQFDEAAKLIGEIPYDPSVMVWRALLGACVIHKNIDLGSVCAQRVLEMEPDDDATHVLLSNMYATAKRWDKVASVRKCMQKRRVKKEPGLSWVENQGVVHYFTVGDTSHPENKVIYEMLEWLKKKTREAGYIPDCNAVLLDVEDAEKERLLWVHSERLALAYGLLRIPPASSVRIIKNLRICTDCHTVIKVISKFVQREIVVRDINRFHHFRNGICSCGDYW; encoded by the coding sequence ATGGATTGGACTCCTATGTGCTGCAGTGTCCATGCGTGTGTTTATAAGCTTGGACATCACACTGATGCGTTTGTTGGGACTGCCCTTATTGATGCCTACTCTGTTTGTGGAAATGTTGAGGTTGCTCGTCAAGTTTTTGATGGCATTTGTTGTAAGGACATGGTATCGTGGACTGGGATGATCTCTTGCTATGCTGAGAATCACTTCTACGAGGATTCGTTGCAGCTTTTTTGTCAGATGAGGAGTATGGGGTACAACCCAAACAATTTCACCATTTCAGGTGCTCTCAAGTCCTGTCTTGGTCTGGAAGCTTATGATGTGGGGAAAAGTGTTCATGGAAGTGCTTTAAAAACTTGCTATAATCGGGATATTTATGTTGGTACTgcattgcttgaattgtatgctAAGTCAGGAGAGATTGTTGAAGCACAGCGATTTTTTGAAGAAATGCCAAAAAATGACCTTATTCCATGGAGTCTGATGATAGCGCGGTATGCTCAGAGCGACAAAAGTTGGGAAGCTTTGGAGTTATTTCGTCGTATGAGGCAAGCATCTGTTGTCCCTAACAATTTTACATTCGCCAGTGTGCTCCAAGCTTGTGCCTCTTTGGTCCTGCCCAATATGGGAAAGCAAATCCATTCTTATGTACTGAAAGTCGGTCTTCTCTTGAACGTGTTTGTGTCAAATTCCCTCATGGATGTTTATGCCAAGTGTGGTCAAATTGAGAACTCGATAAAGTTATTTGTGGAATCGCCAGAGCACAATGATGTTACATGGAACACCATAATTGTTGGTTATGTTCAATCTGGGGAGGCGGAGAAAGCAATGAATATATTTATACGCATGCTTGAATATGATGTGCAGCCAACTGAAGTGACATACTCAAGTGTTCTCCGTGCCTGTGCTAGTTTAGCAGCACTAGAGCCAGGGCTACAGGTTCATTCCTTAATTATCAAAACCACATATAACAAGGATACTGTAGTTGCAAATTCTTTGATAGATATGTATGCAAAATGCGGAAGAATTACTGATGCTCGAGTGATATTTGATAAGATGAATAAACAAGATGAAGTGTCATGGAATGCTATGATCTGTGGATATTCCACGCATGGCTTGGGTGTGGAGGCTCTAAATTTATTTGACATGATGCAGCAGTCCAATTCAAAACCTAATAAATTAACCTTTGTTGGTGTTCTCTCTGCATGTAGCAATGCAGGATTGTTAGAAAGAGGCCAAGCTCTCTTTAAGTCCATGTTAAAGGACTACGGCATTGAGCCGTGTATAGAACATTATACTTGCATGGTTTGGCTTCTTGGAAGATTAGGCCAATTTGATGAAGCAGCGAAGCTCATCGGAGAAATTCCGTATGATCCTAGTGTTATGGTGTGGCGTGCACTGCTCGGTGCATGTGTTATTCATAAGAATATTGATCTCGGAAGTGTCTGTGCCCAGCGCGTACTTGAGATGGAGCCCGATGATGATGCCACCCATGTGCTGCTGTCAAACATGTATGCCACTGCAAAGAGATGGGACAAAGTTGCTTCGGTTAGGAAATGTATGCAAAAGAGAAGAGTGAAGAAGGAACCAGGCTTAAGCTGGGTTGAGAACCAAGGTGTGGTACATTATTTTACTGTGGGGGATACTTCTCATCCAGAGAATAAAGTAATATATGAAATGCTTGAATGGTTAAAGAAGAAAACCAGGGAAGCAGGATATATTCCTGATTGCAATGCTGTTTTGCTTGATGTGGAGGATGCCGAAAAGGAACGTCTATTGTGGGTGCATAGCGAAAGACTAGCACTGGCGTATGGTCTGCTTCGAATTCCACCGGCGAGTTCTGTACGTATCATTAAGAATCTCCGGATATGCACAGATTGTCATACTGTCATAAAGGTCATATCAAAATTTGTGCAGAGAGAAATTGTTGTTAGAGATATAAACCGGTTTCATCATTTTCGGAATGGGATTTGCTCATGTGGTGATTACTGGTAA